A single region of the Manihot esculenta cultivar AM560-2 chromosome 12, M.esculenta_v8, whole genome shotgun sequence genome encodes:
- the LOC110627705 gene encoding alcohol dehydrogenase 2, protein MSSYMRHKLRGSTLTLLFNKLIKNFDTYSSSFKPAYWSLQPKGVRLIHSPTESAMSSTTGLVIPCKAAVAWEAGKPLVIEQVEVAPPQALEVRIKIKYTSLCHTDLYFWEAKGQTPLFPRIFGHEAAGVVESVGEGISDLKVGDHVLPVFTGECGECKHCESEESNMCDLLRINTDRGVMLSDGKSRFSIDGVPINHFLGTSTFSEYTVVHRGCLAKINPLAPLDKVCILSCGISTGLGATLNVAKPKKGSSVAVFGLGAVGLAAAEGARIAGASRIIGVDLNPSRFEEAKKFGVTDFVNPKEHDRPVQEVIAEMTNGGVDRSVECTGHIDAMISAFECVHDGWGVAVLVGVPNKEAVFMTKPINVLNERTLKGTFFGNYKPRTDLPSVVDMYMKKKLELDKFITHRLSFSDINKAFELMVKGQGLRCIINMEE, encoded by the exons ATGTCTTCTTACATGCGTCACAAGCTGAGAGGCTCAACTTTGACACTTCTCTTTAATAAGCTAATCAAGAACTTTGACACCTATTCCTCCTCTTTTAAACCTGCCTATTGGAGTTTACAACCAAAGGGAGTTCGTTTAATCCATTCTCCTACTGAGTCAGCCATGTCCAGCACTACGGGTCTTGTTATTCCTTGCAAAG CTGCTGTAGCATGGGAGGCAGGGAAGCCTTTGGTGATTGAGCAAGTGGAGGTAGCTCCACCACAGGCCTTGGAAGTGAGGATCAAAATCAAATATACCTCGCTTTGCCATACTGATCTCTACTTCTGGGAAGCCAAG GGCCAGACTCCATTGTTTCCTCGCATATTTGGACATGAAGCAGCAGG AGTTGTTGAGAGTGTTGGGGAAGGTATATCAGATCTCAAGGTTGGGGATCATGTCCTTCCTGTATTTACAGGAGAATGTGGGGAATGCAAGCACTGCGAGTCCGAGGAAAGTAACATGTGTGATCTGCTGAGAATAAACACAGACAGGGGTGTTATGCTTAGTGATGGCAAATCTAGGTTTTCAATTGATGGGGTACCAATAAATCATTTTCTTGGGACATCCACCTTCAGTGAGTACACAGTTGTGCATAGAGGTTGCCTTGCAAAGATCAATCCATTAGCACCGTTGGATAAAGTCTGCATTCTCAGTTGTGGCATCTCAACAG GACTGGGTGCAACATTGAATGTGGCTAAACCGAAGAAAGGTTCCTCGGTTGCTGTTTTCGGATTGGGAGCTGTAGGCCTAGCA GCTGCAGAAGGTGCAAGAATTGCCGGAGCATCTAGGATCATTGGGGTGGATTTGAACCCCAGTAGATTCGAAGAAG CCAAGAAGTTTGGAGTAACTGACTTCGTGAACCCAAAGGAACATGATAGACCAGTTCAAGAG GTAATTGCAGAGATGACAAATGGCGGAGTCGACAGGAGTGTGGAGTGCACAGGCCACATTGATGCCATGATCTCAGCTTTTGAATGTGTTCATGAT GGGTGGGGGGTGGCAGTGCTCGTTGGTGTGCCCAACAAGGAAGCAGTTTTCATGACCAAGCCAATCAATGTGCTCAATGAAAGAACTCTTAAAGGAACTTTCTTCGGGAACTACAAACCTCGGACTGACCTTCCATCTGTTGTTGACATGTACATGAAAAAG AAGTTGGAATTGGACAAGTTTATAACTCACAGGCTGTCTTTTTCTGATATCAATAAGGCCTTCGAGTTAATGGTGAAGGGGCAAGGCTTGCGTTGCATTATTAACATGGAAGAGTAG
- the LOC110627703 gene encoding pentatricopeptide repeat-containing protein At5g48910 translates to MQLQLWPMDSSMYVPATATRATHPSSLFPEITRCKSIAQLNQIHAHFIKTGLVRDPLAAAEILKFLSLSNHRDVNYARKFFAQIHEPNCFSWNTVIRAFAETDDDDSQNDSDSNPFEALFYFCQMCGDGLVEPNRFTFPSVLKACAKTARLQEGKQVHGFVVKLGLDNDEFVASNLIRMYVMCGLMEDANVLFIKHVSEYVNRSKLARDKRTQDGNVVLWNVMIDGYVRLGDIKTSRELFDNMPQRSVVSWNVMISGYAQSGHFKEAIDLFHDMQMGDIPPNYVTLVSILPAISRLGALELGKWVHLYAEKNRLEINDVLGSALIDMYSKCGSIEKAVQVFERIRDKKNAVTWSAIIGGLAMHGRAKDALAYFRRMQQAGVTPSDVVYIGLLSACSHAGLVEEGRSVFNDMVNSVGLEPRIEHYGCMVDLLGRAGLLEEAEQLILNMPIQPDDVIWKALLGACKMHGNIEMGERVAGILMDMFPHDSGSYVALSNIFASRGNWEGVAEVRLKMKEMDIRKEPGCSWIELDGVIHEFLVEDESHPRAKEIHSMLEEISNRLRSTGYRPNTTQVLLNMDEEDKESTLHYHSERIAIAYGLISTNPQTPLRIVKNLRVCEDCHSSIKLISKIYQRKIIVRDRKRFHHFENGACSCMDYW, encoded by the coding sequence ATGCAGCTACAGCTCTGGCCAATGGACTCAAGCATGTATGTGCCTGCCACCGCCACTCGAGCAACTCACCCGTCTTCACTCTTTCCAGAAATCACAAGATGCAAATCTATCGCACAACTTAATCAAATTCACGCCCACTTCATCAAAACCGGCCTTGTCCGCGACCCTCTTGCTGCAGCCGAAATTCTCAAATTTCTCTCCCTTTCAAACCACCGTGACGTCAACTACGCCCGTAAGTTTTTTGCTCAAATTCATGAACCCAATTGCTTCTCTTGGAATACCGTCATCAGAGCTTTTGCTGAAACTGATGACGATGATAGTCAAAATGATAGCGATTCGAACCCATTTGAAGCGTTGTTTTATTTTTGCCAAATGTGTGGGGATGGGTTAGTGGAACCCAATAGATTCACCTTCCCTTCTGTGTTGAAAGCCTGTGCTAAAACCGCAAGGCTTCAAGAAGGGAAGCAGGTTCATGGGTTTGTTGTCAAATTAGGATTGGATAATGATGAATTTGTTGCTAGCAATCTTATtaggatgtatgttatgtgtggACTCATGGAGGATGCCAATGTATTGTTTATCAAACACGTTTCTGAGTATGTTAACCGTAGCAAATTAGCTAGAGATAAGAGGACGCAAGACGGCAATGTGGTTTTGTGGAATGTGATGATTGATGGATATGTCAGGTTGGGAGACATCAAAACTTCCAGAGAGTTGTTCGATAATATGCCTCAAAGAAGTGTGGTGTCCTGGAATGTAATGATATCGGGGTATGCACAAAGTGGCCATTTTAAGGAGGCCATAGATTTGTTTCACGATATGCAAATGGGAGATATACCTCCTAATTACGTGACTTTGGTTAGCATACTTCCTGCAATTTCACGGCTGGGTGCTCTTGAACTTGGTAAATGGGTGCATTTGTATGCAGAAAAGAATAGGCTTGAGATTAATGATGTGCTTGGTTCAGCTTTGATTGATATGTATTCCAAGTGTGGAAGCATTGAGAAGGCAGTTCAGGTGTTTGAGCGGATACGTGATAAAAAGAATGCTGTTACTTGGAGTGCTATAATTGGTGGTCTTGCTATGCACGGTAGGGCAAAGGACGCTCTTGCGTATTTTAGGAGGATGCAACAAGCTGGTGTGACGCCCAGTGACGTTGTGTATATTGGTCTTCTGAGTGCTTGCAGCCATGCTGGTTTAGTGGAAGAGGGTCGTTCAGTATTCAATGATATGGTTAATTCTGTTGGTTTAGAACCTAGGATTGAACATTATGGATGCATGGTTGATCTTCTAGGTCGTGCTGGGCTTTTGGAGGAGGCTGAACAACTTATACTGAACATGCCTATTCAACcagatgatgtgatatggaaaGCACTGCTTGGTGCTTGTAAAATGCATGGAAACATTGAGATGGGTGAACGTGTGGCAGGGATCTTGATGGATATGTTTCCACATGATAGTGGATCTTATGTAGCTCTCTCCAATATATTTGCCTCTCGGGGAAATTGGGAAGGAGTTGCTGAGGTGAGGCTAAAAATGAAGGAAATGGATATAAGAAAAGAACCTGGATGTAGTTGGATTGAGCTTGATGGAGTCATTCATGAATTCCTTGTAGAAGATGAATCCCATCCTAGAGCTAAAGAAATCCACTCCATGTTGGAGGAAATTTCAAATAGATTGAGGTCTACAGGCTACAGGCCAAACACCACACAAGTCTTGCTCAACATGGATGAAGAAGACAAAGAAAGTACACTACACTATCACAGTGAGAGAATTGCTATTGCCTATGGTTTAATCAGTACAAACCCCCAAACCCCACTTAGGATTGTTAAGAACCTGCGTGTTTGTGAAGATTGTCACTCTTCAATTAAGCTAATCTCAAAGATCTATCAACGTAAGATTATAGTAAGGGACCGGAAGCGATTTCATCATTTTGAGAATGGGGCATGTTCTTGTATGGACTATTGGTAG